A stretch of Bordetella genomosp. 13 DNA encodes these proteins:
- the metW gene encoding methionine biosynthesis protein MetW → MNPVSARPERTVLRPDLARIADWIEPGSRVLDLGCGDGTLLAWLRDHRHVRGAGVEIDDNYVIACVQRGVEVIQQNLEDGLAMFDDKQFETVVLSQTLQSMHRTEHILREMARVGRHGVVSFPNFGYWPHGWAILRGRMPVTGQMPYSWYDTPNIHLCTLRDFEDLAAKLRLRILERATFNNDREVRVMPGWRSTLAVYRFASE, encoded by the coding sequence ATGAATCCCGTATCCGCTCGTCCCGAGCGCACCGTGCTGCGGCCTGACCTTGCCCGCATTGCCGACTGGATCGAGCCCGGCAGCCGCGTGCTGGACCTGGGCTGCGGCGACGGCACGCTGCTGGCCTGGCTGCGCGACCATCGCCATGTGCGCGGAGCCGGCGTCGAGATCGACGACAACTACGTGATCGCATGTGTGCAGCGCGGCGTGGAAGTCATTCAGCAGAACCTGGAAGACGGCCTGGCGATGTTCGACGACAAGCAGTTCGAGACGGTGGTGCTGTCGCAGACCCTGCAGTCCATGCACCGCACCGAGCACATCCTGCGCGAGATGGCGCGCGTCGGGCGCCATGGCGTGGTGTCGTTTCCCAATTTCGGCTACTGGCCGCATGGGTGGGCCATCCTGCGCGGCCGCATGCCGGTCACTGGGCAGATGCCGTACTCGTGGTACGACACGCCGAACATCCACCTGTGCACGCTGCGCGACTTCGAGGACCTGGCGGCCAAGCTGCGCCTGCGCATCCTCGAGCGCGCCACGTTCAACAATGACCGCGAAGTGCGCGTGATGCCCGGCTGGCGCAGCACGCTGGCGGTTTACCGGTTCGCGTCCGAGTAA
- a CDS encoding UxaA family hydrolase, with the protein MIHAVLHDAKDTVAVVVVEGLTAGTELNAWIMDEDRVIQVRARQDIPIGHKVALSDMSVGDTVFKYGEDIGKVVAPIQAGQHAHVHNIKTKRW; encoded by the coding sequence ATGATTCACGCCGTATTGCACGACGCCAAGGACACCGTGGCGGTCGTCGTGGTCGAGGGCCTGACCGCGGGCACCGAACTCAATGCCTGGATCATGGACGAGGACCGGGTCATCCAGGTCCGCGCACGCCAGGACATCCCCATCGGCCACAAGGTGGCCCTGTCCGACATGTCGGTGGGGGACACGGTCTTCAAGTACGGGGAGGACATAGGCAAGGTGGTGGCGCCGATCCAGGCCGGCCAGCACGCCCACGTGCACAACATCAAGACCAAGCGCTGGTAA
- a CDS encoding Ldh family oxidoreductase produces the protein MARIAIDELRRLAAQALAASGAGPDMADSTAHALVRADAQGLASHGVSRVPSYAAHLRNGRAAGMAQPAVTHERGAALLVDAADGLAFPACALAIRQAIERARQLGAAFAGVTNSHHFGAAGLHLEAVAQAGMVGLAFSNSPAAMPAWGGRRALFGTNPIAAAFPRRDGEPLLIDLSLSAVARGKLMVAARDGKPIPEGWALDDQGRPTTDPKAGLAGSMLPAGGVKGAMLALVVELLVCALTGAQFGFEADSFFSDTGNRPRIGQAFLVIDPDALAGREVFLDRVETLIGAMLEDEGVRLPGARRGELARAAQADGIDVPDALLKQIRELAGQAS, from the coding sequence ATGGCACGTATCGCCATCGACGAATTGCGGCGCCTGGCCGCGCAGGCCCTGGCCGCCAGCGGCGCCGGTCCCGACATGGCCGACAGCACGGCGCACGCGCTGGTGCGCGCCGACGCGCAGGGCCTGGCCTCGCATGGCGTGTCGCGCGTGCCCTCTTACGCTGCGCATCTGCGCAACGGCCGCGCCGCGGGCATGGCGCAGCCCGCGGTCACGCATGAGCGCGGTGCGGCCCTGCTGGTGGATGCCGCCGACGGCCTGGCCTTTCCGGCCTGCGCGCTGGCCATCCGCCAGGCGATCGAACGCGCGCGCCAGCTGGGCGCGGCGTTCGCCGGCGTGACCAACAGCCATCACTTCGGCGCGGCCGGCCTGCATCTCGAGGCGGTGGCGCAGGCGGGCATGGTGGGCCTGGCCTTCAGCAACTCGCCGGCCGCCATGCCGGCCTGGGGCGGCAGGCGTGCGCTGTTCGGCACCAACCCCATCGCCGCCGCCTTCCCGCGCCGCGATGGAGAACCGCTGCTCATCGACCTGTCGTTGTCCGCCGTGGCGCGCGGCAAGTTGATGGTGGCGGCCCGCGACGGCAAGCCCATCCCCGAAGGCTGGGCGCTGGACGACCAGGGCCGCCCCACCACCGATCCCAAGGCGGGTCTGGCGGGCAGCATGCTGCCCGCCGGCGGCGTCAAGGGAGCCATGCTGGCATTGGTGGTCGAGCTGCTGGTGTGCGCGCTGACGGGGGCGCAATTCGGCTTCGAGGCCGATTCGTTCTTCAGCGATACGGGCAACCGGCCGCGCATCGGCCAGGCCTTCCTGGTCATCGACCCGGACGCGCTGGCCGGCCGCGAGGTGTTCCTGGATCGCGTCGAGACGCTGATCGGCGCCATGCTGGAGGACGAGGGCGTGCGCCTGCCCGGCGCGCGCCGCGGCGAATTGGCCCGTGCCGCGCAGGCCGACGGCATCGACGTGCCCGATGCGCTGCTGAAGCAGATCCGCGAGCTTGCCGGGCAGGCCTCCTAA
- a CDS encoding alpha/beta hydrolase, translating into MSPISYTPAPDGTRLANYVWPQAGHVPPPLPGPGTPSIYLLHGLSEHAGRYDRLARRLAALGWRVGMHDHRGHGHSEGAPATLATQEDLVIDAAAQLQAWTAAQGRPPVLLGHSLGALVAARLALQRRAELAGLVLASPPFQVRVPGWTKPALTWLALRYPDVRVPHGLAPAAISHDREVVAAFRADPLVHRCITGRLAHFIDQGGREAVRDAAMLPCRTLLLVAGADRIVSANGSRVFASRAPAGLLTMKWYDEAWHELFNEIASLSDPVHADLEHWLAKLAGDLHPDPAQNALSLPRVALPEAIDAVTP; encoded by the coding sequence TTGTCGCCGATATCCTACACCCCTGCCCCCGACGGCACCCGGCTGGCCAATTACGTGTGGCCCCAGGCCGGCCACGTGCCGCCGCCCCTTCCGGGGCCGGGTACGCCCAGCATCTACCTGCTGCACGGCCTCAGCGAACACGCCGGGCGCTACGACCGGCTGGCCCGGCGGCTGGCTGCGCTGGGCTGGCGCGTCGGCATGCACGATCATCGGGGCCATGGCCATTCCGAAGGCGCCCCCGCCACGCTGGCCACGCAGGAAGACCTGGTCATCGACGCCGCGGCGCAACTGCAAGCCTGGACCGCCGCCCAGGGCCGGCCGCCGGTGCTGCTGGGCCACAGCCTGGGCGCACTGGTGGCGGCCCGGCTGGCGCTGCAGCGCCGCGCCGAACTGGCCGGGCTGGTCCTGGCCTCGCCTCCGTTCCAGGTGCGCGTGCCCGGATGGACCAAGCCGGCCCTCACCTGGCTGGCCCTGCGCTATCCCGACGTGCGCGTACCCCATGGCCTGGCGCCGGCCGCCATCTCGCACGACCGCGAGGTCGTGGCCGCCTTCAGGGCCGACCCGCTGGTGCACCGGTGCATCACCGGCCGGCTGGCCCACTTCATCGACCAGGGCGGCCGCGAGGCCGTACGCGACGCTGCGATGCTGCCCTGCCGCACGCTCTTGCTGGTGGCCGGCGCGGACCGCATCGTTTCCGCCAACGGCAGCCGCGTCTTCGCGTCCCGGGCGCCAGCCGGACTGCTGACCATGAAATGGTACGACGAAGCCTGGCATGAACTGTTCAACGAGATCGCCAGCCTGTCGGATCCCGTGCACGCCGACCTGGAGCATTGGCTGGCGAAACTGGCCGGCGACCTGCATCCCGATCCGGCCCAGAACGCATTGTCCCTTCCCCGCGTGGCACTACCCGAAGCAATCGACGCCGTCACCCCGTAA
- a CDS encoding hydroxyacid dehydrogenase, with amino-acid sequence MLIVISEFMDEAAVAALAARYTVRYEPDLVDRREALLASCADADALIVRNRTQVDAALLEAAPRLRAVGRLGVGLDNIDVPGCAARNVQVLPATGANARAVAEYVVATVLMLLRGAYTHSASVAAGQWPRNALSAGLEAENRTLGIVGFGGIGRLTARLAQGLDMRVAAHDPLLPDHAPAWKETGVRPMALDALLAECDAISLHLPLTQQTAALFDAARLARMKRGAVLVNTARGGIVDEAALAAALRSGALRGAAIDVFGQEPLPAGSPLADAPNVVLTPHIAGLTEEANVRVSTLVARRVAEVLGQPI; translated from the coding sequence ATGCTCATCGTCATCTCCGAATTCATGGACGAAGCCGCCGTCGCGGCGTTGGCCGCCCGCTACACCGTACGCTACGAACCCGACCTGGTCGACCGGCGCGAGGCGCTGCTGGCGAGCTGTGCCGACGCGGATGCGCTGATCGTGCGCAACCGCACCCAGGTCGACGCCGCGCTGCTGGAGGCGGCGCCGCGGCTGCGGGCGGTGGGCCGGCTGGGCGTGGGGCTGGACAACATCGACGTGCCCGGCTGCGCGGCGCGCAACGTGCAGGTCCTGCCTGCCACGGGCGCGAACGCGCGCGCCGTGGCCGAGTATGTGGTGGCCACGGTGTTGATGCTGCTGCGCGGCGCGTATACGCACAGCGCTTCAGTGGCGGCGGGCCAGTGGCCGCGCAATGCGCTGTCCGCGGGACTCGAGGCCGAGAACCGCACGCTGGGCATCGTGGGCTTCGGCGGCATCGGCCGGCTGACGGCGCGGCTGGCGCAAGGGCTCGACATGCGGGTCGCGGCGCACGATCCCCTGCTGCCCGACCACGCGCCGGCCTGGAAGGAAACCGGCGTGCGGCCGATGGCGCTGGACGCGCTGCTGGCCGAGTGCGATGCCATCAGCCTGCACCTGCCGTTGACGCAGCAGACCGCGGCGCTGTTCGACGCCGCCCGGCTGGCCCGCATGAAGCGCGGAGCCGTGCTGGTCAACACCGCACGCGGCGGCATCGTGGACGAAGCCGCACTGGCCGCGGCCCTGCGCAGCGGCGCGCTGCGCGGCGCCGCGATCGACGTGTTCGGCCAGGAGCCGCTGCCGGCCGGCAGCCCGCTGGCCGACGCGCCGAACGTGGTCCTCACTCCGCACATCGCCGGCCTGACCGAAGAGGCCAACGTGCGCGTCTCGACGCTGGTGGCGCGGCGCGTGGCCGAGGTGCTCGGGCAGCCGATCTGA
- a CDS encoding GntR family transcriptional regulator yields the protein MNQSLLSEALPGSPLYEQVKQAVLTALAQGEWKQGDAIPPEKQLAERFGVSIGTLRKAIDDLAAENILVRQQGRGTYVAVHSRNAHFFKFFRIVRQDGHKSYPTTALQRFRRVRASALVREKLGLPTGASVFEFSNVLSLNGDVVQVDDISLPETRFAGLTERILRERTSTLYSFYQDVFGVNVIATDERLRTCLADMQHAAWLGVEEGRPLLEVRRVAYSYSRQPVEWRVSRVNTEHYEYLGQDGALA from the coding sequence ATGAACCAGAGTCTCCTTTCCGAAGCGCTGCCCGGCAGCCCCCTGTACGAACAGGTCAAGCAGGCCGTCCTGACGGCCCTGGCGCAGGGGGAGTGGAAGCAGGGCGATGCCATTCCGCCCGAGAAGCAGCTGGCAGAGCGCTTCGGCGTGTCGATCGGCACGCTGCGCAAGGCCATCGACGACCTGGCGGCCGAGAACATCCTGGTGCGCCAGCAGGGCCGGGGCACCTACGTCGCGGTGCACAGCCGCAACGCGCATTTCTTCAAGTTCTTCCGCATCGTGCGGCAGGATGGGCACAAGTCGTATCCCACCACCGCGCTGCAGCGCTTCAGGCGCGTGCGCGCCAGCGCGCTGGTGCGCGAGAAGCTGGGGCTGCCCACGGGCGCCAGCGTGTTCGAGTTCTCCAACGTGCTGTCGCTGAACGGCGATGTGGTGCAGGTCGACGACATCAGCCTGCCCGAGACGCGCTTCGCCGGCCTGACCGAGCGCATCCTGCGCGAGCGCACCAGCACGCTTTACAGCTTCTACCAGGACGTTTTCGGCGTGAACGTCATCGCCACCGACGAGCGGCTGCGCACCTGCCTCGCCGACATGCAGCACGCCGCCTGGCTCGGCGTCGAAGAGGGCCGGCCCCTGCTCGAGGTGCGCCGCGTGGCGTATTCGTACAGCCGCCAGCCCGTGGAGTGGCGTGTCTCGCGCGTCAACACCGAGCACTACGAGTACCTGGGCCAGGACGGCGCCCTCGCCTGA
- a CDS encoding UxaA family hydrolase produces MAIVNRSTTFHGYRRDNGRVGVRNHVIVLPVDDISNAAAEAVANNIKGTMALPHPYGRLQFGEDLELHFRTLIGTGCNPNVAAVIVIGIEEGWTKRVVDGIAATGKPVAGFSIELHGDHDTIMRASRQAKEFVHYATALRRVECPISDLWVSTKCGESDTTSGCGANPTVGNAFDKLYELDTTLVFGETSELTGGEHIVAARCADDAVRERFMFMFNRYQQMIDRWKTSDLSESQPTKGNIAGGLTTIEEKAMGNIQKIGKKCRIDGVLDKAEIPDHKGLWFMDSSSAAAEMVTLCAASGYAVHFFPTGQGNVIGNPILPVIKICANPRTVRTMAEHIDVDTSGLLQREIDLDQAGDKLLECMLATANGRWTAAEALGHREFVLTRLFESA; encoded by the coding sequence ATGGCTATCGTCAACCGCTCCACCACCTTCCACGGCTACCGCCGCGACAACGGCCGCGTCGGCGTGCGCAACCACGTCATCGTGCTGCCCGTGGACGACATCTCCAACGCCGCGGCCGAGGCCGTGGCCAACAACATCAAGGGCACGATGGCCCTGCCCCATCCGTACGGCCGGCTGCAGTTCGGCGAAGACCTGGAACTGCACTTCCGCACGCTGATAGGCACGGGATGCAATCCCAACGTGGCGGCCGTCATCGTCATCGGCATCGAGGAAGGCTGGACCAAGCGCGTGGTCGACGGCATCGCCGCCACGGGCAAACCGGTGGCCGGCTTCAGCATCGAACTGCACGGCGACCACGACACCATCATGCGCGCCTCGCGCCAGGCCAAGGAATTCGTGCACTACGCCACGGCGCTGCGCCGTGTCGAATGTCCCATCTCCGACCTGTGGGTATCCACCAAGTGCGGCGAGTCCGACACCACCTCGGGCTGCGGCGCCAATCCCACCGTGGGCAATGCCTTCGACAAGCTGTACGAACTGGACACCACGCTGGTGTTCGGCGAGACCTCGGAACTGACCGGCGGCGAGCACATCGTGGCGGCGCGCTGCGCCGACGACGCCGTGCGCGAGCGCTTCATGTTCATGTTCAACCGCTACCAGCAGATGATCGACCGCTGGAAGACCAGCGATCTCTCGGAATCGCAGCCCACCAAGGGGAACATCGCCGGCGGCCTCACCACCATCGAGGAAAAGGCCATGGGGAACATCCAGAAGATCGGCAAGAAGTGCCGCATCGACGGCGTGCTGGACAAGGCCGAGATCCCCGACCACAAGGGCCTGTGGTTCATGGACTCGTCGTCGGCCGCGGCCGAGATGGTCACCCTGTGCGCGGCCTCGGGCTACGCGGTGCACTTCTTCCCCACGGGCCAGGGCAACGTCATCGGCAACCCCATCCTGCCCGTCATCAAGATCTGCGCCAATCCGCGCACGGTGCGCACCATGGCGGAACACATCGACGTGGATACCTCGGGCCTGCTCCAGCGCGAGATCGACCTGGACCAGGCAGGCGACAAGCTGCTGGAATGCATGCTGGCCACGGCCAACGGACGGTGGACCGCCGCCGAGGCGCTGGGCCATCGCGAGTTCGTGCTGACGCGCCTGTTCGAAAGCGCCTGA
- a CDS encoding Bug family tripartite tricarboxylate transporter substrate binding protein has product MQRNTETPVDIRRRQTLCAGAAAGLLGILPTGASLAQGKWPAQPVNYVVPFPPGGLTDVAARNVAKALNDARRWNVVIENKPGGNANIGAAFVARAQPDGYTWLAITLSHAANATLFEGKAGYDLLKDLTPLAGLASSTMMVVVNAKSPIKTMADLRKAAENGKLAAASSGNGTPPHLTLALYQKLTGTKLMHVPYKGGAPSLTDLMGGHVDVIFSNYPESLAHVQGGALRALAVTTKQRSPDLPDVPTVAEAGIPDLIVENFTGVMAPAGLPADVAKQAGEAIAAEMRKPEMQQAMVKLGFIPQPRGPAEFSKYLQAEVQRWSKIIKEAGIQAA; this is encoded by the coding sequence ATGCAACGCAATACCGAGACGCCCGTCGATATCCGCCGCCGCCAGACGCTGTGCGCCGGCGCCGCCGCTGGCCTGCTGGGCATCCTGCCCACGGGCGCCAGCCTGGCGCAGGGCAAATGGCCCGCGCAGCCCGTCAACTATGTCGTGCCATTCCCGCCCGGCGGGTTGACCGACGTGGCCGCGCGCAACGTGGCCAAGGCGCTGAACGACGCGCGGCGCTGGAACGTCGTCATCGAGAACAAGCCGGGCGGCAATGCCAACATCGGCGCGGCCTTCGTGGCGCGCGCCCAGCCCGACGGCTACACGTGGCTGGCCATCACGCTGTCGCACGCGGCCAATGCCACGCTGTTCGAAGGCAAGGCGGGCTACGACCTGCTGAAGGACCTGACGCCGCTGGCCGGACTGGCCTCGTCCACCATGATGGTGGTGGTCAACGCAAAGAGTCCCATCAAGACCATGGCGGACCTGCGCAAGGCGGCGGAGAACGGCAAGCTGGCTGCCGCCTCCAGCGGCAACGGCACGCCGCCGCATCTGACCTTGGCGCTGTACCAGAAGCTGACCGGCACGAAGCTGATGCACGTGCCCTACAAGGGCGGCGCACCTTCGCTGACGGACCTGATGGGCGGCCACGTGGACGTGATCTTTTCCAACTACCCCGAATCGCTCGCCCACGTGCAGGGCGGCGCGCTGCGGGCCCTGGCCGTGACGACGAAGCAGCGCAGTCCCGACCTGCCCGACGTGCCGACGGTTGCCGAAGCGGGCATCCCGGACCTGATCGTCGAGAACTTCACCGGCGTGATGGCGCCGGCGGGCCTGCCGGCCGACGTGGCGAAGCAGGCGGGCGAGGCCATCGCGGCCGAGATGCGCAAGCCCGAGATGCAGCAGGCCATGGTCAAGCTCGGCTTCATTCCGCAGCCGCGCGGCCCGGCCGAATTCAGCAAGTATCTGCAAGCCGAGGTACAACGCTGGAGCAAGATCATCAAGGAGGCCGGGATCCAGGCCGCGTGA
- a CDS encoding helix-turn-helix domain-containing protein has product MRRMPLILAPPADDLPPKPLSARELACLHWAAAGKTSWETALILGLSEHTVNFHLKKACGKLGVRTRRAAVAAALRQGLLGSITDAPGPHR; this is encoded by the coding sequence ATGCGCCGCATGCCCCTGATCCTCGCACCGCCCGCCGACGACTTGCCGCCCAAGCCGCTGTCCGCGCGCGAACTGGCGTGCCTGCATTGGGCGGCCGCGGGCAAGACCAGCTGGGAAACCGCCCTGATACTGGGCCTGAGCGAGCACACGGTGAACTTCCACCTGAAGAAGGCCTGCGGCAAGCTGGGCGTGCGTACCCGCCGCGCCGCGGTGGCGGCGGCGCTGCGGCAAGGCCTGCTGGGGTCGATCACTGATGCACCCGGACCCCATCGATGA
- the metX gene encoding homoserine O-succinyltransferase MetX — MTLPALDSSAALAAPVPQADDHGSVGTVSPTFLRFTEPLPLASGQSLSSYELAVETYGVLNAERSNAVLVCHALNASHHVAGVSASNPKDIGWWDNMVGPGKPVDTDRFFVIGVNNLGSCFGSTGPASIDPATGKPWGAAFPVLTVEDWVHAQARVADHFGIERFAAVMGGSLGGMQALSWAITCPERVAHCVVIASTPRLSAQNIGFNEVARRAIITDPDFHGGDYYKHDTVPRRGLSVARMIGHITYLSDDDMAEKFGRTQREPAENGAYRYGYDVEFEVESYLRYQGEKFSHYFDANTYLLITRALDYFDPARHTGGDLARALAPAKSDFLLVSFSTDWRFPPERSREIVRALLKNGSPVTYAEIDAPHGHDAFLLDDARYHAVVRGYYERIARELGLTGSAAAQG; from the coding sequence ATGACCCTTCCTGCTCTCGACTCGAGCGCGGCGCTTGCCGCACCCGTGCCACAGGCCGACGATCACGGCTCCGTGGGCACCGTCTCCCCCACGTTCCTGCGTTTCACCGAGCCGCTGCCGCTGGCCAGCGGCCAGTCGCTGTCCTCATACGAACTCGCCGTCGAAACGTATGGCGTCCTGAACGCCGAACGCAGCAACGCGGTGCTGGTGTGCCACGCGCTGAACGCCTCGCACCACGTGGCCGGCGTGTCGGCGTCCAATCCCAAGGACATCGGCTGGTGGGACAACATGGTCGGCCCCGGCAAGCCCGTGGACACCGACCGGTTCTTCGTCATCGGCGTCAACAACCTCGGGTCCTGCTTCGGCTCCACGGGGCCGGCCAGTATCGATCCGGCCACGGGCAAGCCGTGGGGCGCCGCGTTTCCGGTGCTGACCGTCGAGGACTGGGTGCATGCGCAGGCGCGGGTGGCCGACCATTTCGGCATCGAACGCTTCGCCGCGGTGATGGGGGGCTCGCTGGGCGGCATGCAGGCGCTGAGCTGGGCCATCACGTGTCCCGAGCGCGTGGCGCATTGCGTGGTCATCGCCAGCACGCCGCGCCTGTCGGCGCAGAACATCGGCTTCAACGAGGTGGCGCGGCGCGCCATCATCACGGACCCCGACTTCCACGGCGGCGACTACTACAAGCACGACACCGTGCCGCGCCGCGGCCTGTCGGTGGCGCGCATGATAGGCCACATCACCTATCTGTCGGACGACGACATGGCCGAGAAATTCGGCCGCACGCAGCGCGAGCCGGCCGAGAACGGCGCGTACCGCTACGGCTACGACGTCGAGTTCGAGGTGGAGTCGTACCTGCGCTACCAGGGCGAGAAGTTCTCGCACTATTTCGACGCCAACACGTATCTGCTGATCACGCGCGCGCTGGACTACTTCGATCCGGCCCGTCACACCGGCGGCGACCTGGCGCGGGCGCTGGCGCCGGCCAAGTCGGATTTCCTGCTGGTGTCGTTTTCGACCGACTGGCGCTTCCCGCCCGAGCGCTCGCGCGAGATCGTGCGCGCGCTGCTGAAGAACGGCAGCCCGGTCACGTATGCCGAGATCGATGCGCCGCACGGCCACGACGCCTTTCTGCTGGACGACGCGCGCTATCACGCGGTGGTGCGCGGTTATTACGAACGCATCGCGCGCGAACTGGGCCTGACGGGGTCCGCCGCCGCACAAGGATGA
- a CDS encoding AEC family transporter: MLEVAQFYWYMLGMMAPLLFCVGIGVYWGKRNHPFGGAFATTLVTSVTTPALVFHTFTTTQLDNATLVDIAAGSLLALLVCGLLCAAGLRLAGLPVRKLLPTAMMPNAGNLGLPISHMAFGDAGLSVAVAFFAISSFVMHTVGVRLVADSGTNRAWRSPVLLAALAAVGLRALGIPVPAWVIETASMLGAVTVPLMLISLGHALAIIPSKGLRSGATVAGLRLTLGVASGYVVVLALGLGPALGGALALQMAMPCAVVSYMYAQRYTDLGDTAAGAVLVSTVVFLGAAPVLLWLMK; the protein is encoded by the coding sequence ATGCTCGAGGTCGCGCAGTTCTATTGGTACATGTTGGGGATGATGGCGCCGCTGCTGTTCTGTGTGGGCATCGGCGTGTATTGGGGCAAGCGCAACCATCCGTTCGGAGGCGCCTTCGCCACCACGCTGGTCACCTCCGTCACGACCCCGGCGCTGGTATTCCACACCTTCACCACCACCCAGCTGGACAACGCCACACTGGTCGACATCGCGGCGGGCTCGCTGCTGGCCCTGCTGGTGTGCGGGCTGTTGTGCGCGGCGGGACTGCGGCTGGCCGGACTGCCCGTGCGCAAGCTGCTGCCCACCGCCATGATGCCCAATGCCGGCAACCTGGGGCTGCCCATTTCGCACATGGCGTTCGGCGATGCGGGGCTGTCCGTGGCGGTGGCCTTCTTCGCCATCAGTTCGTTCGTGATGCATACCGTCGGCGTCAGGCTGGTGGCCGACTCGGGCACCAACCGCGCGTGGCGCAGCCCGGTGCTGCTGGCGGCGCTTGCCGCCGTGGGCCTGCGCGCGCTGGGCATCCCCGTGCCTGCGTGGGTGATCGAAACGGCCAGCATGCTGGGCGCCGTCACCGTTCCCCTGATGCTGATCAGCCTGGGGCACGCGCTGGCGATCATTCCCTCCAAAGGCCTGCGCAGCGGCGCCACCGTGGCGGGACTGCGCCTGACGCTGGGCGTGGCGTCGGGCTATGTCGTGGTGCTGGCGCTGGGGCTCGGCCCCGCATTGGGCGGTGCGCTGGCGCTGCAGATGGCCATGCCCTGCGCGGTGGTCAGCTACATGTACGCGCAGCGTTACACAGACCTGGGCGATACGGCGGCCGGCGCCGTGCTGGTGTCCACGGTGGTGTTCCTGGGGGCGGCGCCGGTGCTGTTGTGGCTGATGAAGTAG